A stretch of the Flavobacterium aquiphilum genome encodes the following:
- a CDS encoding lipocalin family protein codes for MRKILLMCTMAFLVFACKPTSTAPAAPEPVSNAPMTKLDKTSQVGIKGNWQITNVSYPGSNYIKVNSFNLADSKCFIGSTWKFISNNNKGNMTLNSPDCSAFTSEITWYVNKEGQFVLKILDEGLKSKKVKTGFVLGVRNQTETSFELIDKINVGSKPTDVVYQFQRVN; via the coding sequence ATGAGGAAAATTCTTTTGATGTGCACAATGGCCTTTTTGGTTTTTGCATGCAAACCCACGTCCACTGCACCAGCAGCACCAGAGCCGGTTTCAAATGCTCCCATGACAAAATTAGACAAGACTTCCCAAGTTGGAATAAAAGGAAATTGGCAGATTACCAATGTCTCTTACCCTGGATCTAATTATATCAAAGTGAATTCTTTTAATCTTGCGGATTCAAAATGTTTCATAGGCAGTACATGGAAATTCATTTCAAATAACAACAAAGGAAACATGACTTTGAACAGTCCTGATTGTTCAGCTTTTACATCTGAAATTACTTGGTATGTAAATAAAGAAGGACAGTTTGTACTGAAAATTTTGGACGAAGGATTAAAATCTAAAAAAGTAAAAACTGGTTTTGTTCTAGGAGTTAGAAACCAAACTGAAACTTCATTTGAATTGATTGATAAAATAAATGTAGGAAGTAAACCTACCGATGTTGTTTACCAATTTCAAAGAGTTAACTAA